CGTCGGGATGGGCCATCACGCCGCCGCCGGCCGTCATGATCAGGTCGGTGCTGCCGAGCGCGGCATAGGTGCCGTGCGCCTGCCGCGCCGTCTGGCCCGACGAGAAGACCGGCATGACCGTGCAGGGCTTGTCGGCGAACATCGGCGTCAGGCATTCGCGCGCCGAGGCGACGACGCTGTCGTCGGTCTCCGAGAACTTGTTGGAGAGCCCGTTGACATGCATGTGGTCGGCCCCCGCCAGACGCCAGAGCTTCTGCCAGGCGACATAGGACCAGCCCAACATCGGGTGGCGCGAGAGATAGCCCCAGCCATTGCGATGGGCGTGGATCGGCAGCTGTGCGAAGCGCCCCAGTTCGATCATCCCGACGAGGCCAACCGAGTTCAGGCTCGCCATCAGGCAGGTGGCGCCGTGGGCGAGCAGGGTGTCGTGGCGGCGGCGCATCTGGTCGAGATCGCCGGTCAGGTTGAAGGCGAACATCGGCTTACGGCCCGTGCGGTCGGCATGGCGCTCGACCACCGCCATCACCGCGGCGACGCGCTGGTCGAAGGGACAGGCCGGCCCGTCCGACTGCAACTCGTCGTCCTTGATGAAGTCGATTCCGGCGCCGCAGAGCTCGTCGACAAGCGCAGCGGTCGCGGCCGGATCGAGGCCGACGCTGGGCTTGATGATCGTGCCGATCAGCGGGCGGCCCTCCACCCCGGCGAGGCGCCGCGTGCCGGCGACGCCGAAACGCGGGCCGGGATAGGCCTCGCCGAAGGCCGCCGGCAGGCGGATGTCGAGGATCCGCAGGCCGCTGGCGCATTTCAGCTCGAACAGATTGCCGGCGACGGTGGCGACGAGGTTGGGCAGAGAGGGACCGATCGTGGCCAGCGGCCAGGACAGGGTGACGCGTGCCCGGGTGATGCGCTCATCCGGAGGGCTTGGAACATTGGAAGGCAGCGAGCGGCCCGGAACGTCACGCTCCAGGATCTCGAGCGCCACCACCCGTGCGGAGGCGCGCTCCTTCAGCTCCGGCGTCTCGCCGGGGATGGCGACGAAGGTGCCGCTCGATTGCTCGCCCGCCATGGTCTCGGCGGCGCGCGCGGGGTCGATGGGGGTCTCCAGCAGATAATCGGCCTCGAAGCGGTCCGTCAGCATCGATCGCGTCCTCTCAGGCCACGCGGCAGGTCAGGCCGCCATCGACCGGCAGCGCCACGCCGTTGATGTAGGCCGCTTCGTCGGAGGCGAGGAACAGCGCCGCATGGGCGATGTCCCAGGCCGTGCCCATCTTGCCCGTCGGGCTGGCGGCGTCGCGGGCCGCGATCATCTCTTCGGTGCTGGCATACTGCCCGGCGATCTGCTGGTGGATCAGCGGGGTGTTCATCATGCCCGGCATGATCGCGTTCACGCGGATGCCCTCGCGGGCATATTGCAGCGCCAGCCCCATGGTGAAGTTGTTCACAGCCGCCTTGGCCGCGTAATAGGCGCTGTAGGGATAGCCGGTGTAGCGGATCGCAGCGACCGAGGAGACATTGATGATCGCGCCCTTCTTCCGGGCGAGCATATGCGGCAGCACATGCTTGGCGGCGAGGAAGCAGGTGGTGACGTTGAGATCGAGCGTGCGGTGCCAGTCGGCCTCGTCGAGCTCGATCGGCCCGCCCATCCCGGCATAGCCGACATTGTTGTGCAGCACGTCGATCCGGCCATGGGCCGCGACGATGTCGGCGACCAGTGCAGCGACCTCGTCGGAGCGCGTGGCGTCGCAGGCATGGGCGCTGGCGCGGCCACCCTCGGCGGTGATGATGGCGACCGTCTCTTCAGCGGCAGCGCGGTTGACGTCGACACAGGCGACCTGGGCGCCCTCCCGGGCGAAGATAGCCGCCGTGGCCTTGCCATTGCCCCAGCCGGGCCCGACCGAGCCGGCACCGAAGACGATCGCGATCCTGTCCTGAAGCCGTCCGGCCATGCCTGCCTCCAGCCACGGCACCACGGCACCGCGGGAGCGGAGCCTGGAACACTCGGCGTTTCCTCTCGGCGGGCGTCTGACGGTCTCGACGGGGCGCCGCTCCGGCACCCCCTCTCCTCGCGTCTCCGGCCCTGCTCGTTTCTGTCGTTGAACACAGGCTAAGGCAGGAGACCGCGGAAACGACATCCCAATTCGGCGCCGGCTGCTGTAAGATTTTCTCACAGCAGAAAGGGTCGCCTATGGCTTCGCCCCGCCTCCCCCTCAACGCGCTGCGCGCCTTCGAAGCGACGGCGCGGCTCAACAGCATGTCCGCGGCAGCGGCGGAACTGGGCGTGACCCATGGCGCGATCAGCCGGCATGTCCGCAGCCTGGAAACGGAGTTGGGCGTGCCGCTGCTGAAGCGGCTGCCGAAATCCGTCGAGCCCACGGTACAGGGCGGGCAGCTCGCTGCAACACTGGGCGACGCCTTCGCGCGGATGCAGCAGGGCGTCGCGGCACTGGCGCCGCTGCCGCTCACCCTCTCCTGCTCGGCGACCATCAGCATGCACTGGCTGATTCCCCGGCTCGGAGAGTTCAAGCGCGCCAATCCGGATGTCGAGATCCGGCTCAACCTCAACTATGGCGAGGTCGACTTCCTGCGCGACGAGATCAGCCTCGCGATCCGCTCGACCATGTTCAAGGCGCCGCACGAGGTGATCATCCGGCCGCTGTTGCGCGAGCGCGTCGGCCCGGTCTGTCACCCCGATTATGCGCAACGGCTCGGGCTGAAGCAGCCCGCCGACCTGGCGCAGGCGCGGCTGCTGGGCACAGCGACGCGGGTCAACGCCTGGCGGGAATGGATGGAGGCTTTCGGCTATCGCGGCGAGCCGCTGCAGCCGCAGGACAATTTCGACCATTTCTATCTGCAGAACCAGGCGGCGGCCTGCGGGCTGGGAGTCGCGATCGCGCCCGAGATCCTGGTCGAGAGTGAGATTGCACGCGGCCATCTCGTCGCGCCCTTCGGCTTCGTCGACGGGCCGCACGAGCTCAATCTCTGGATCGCGCCGCATCTGCGCAGCCGGCCGGACGTGAAGCGTCTGGCGAACTGGATCGAGCAGACGATGCGCGCGTGAACCTGCCGCCAGAGCAGGGTCAGGACAGGCGCCGGTCCTGGATGTCGGCGATGCGCTCGAGCAGCGCGCGATGCTCGGCCAGCATCTCCTGAAGCGGCGTGAGAGGCCGGAAGGCGCGCTGATCCAGCGCCTCCTCGCCCTCCTCCGCCCAGGCATCGATCGCCGCATCGGCCGCCGCGAGATGCCGCGACGACGGTGACGCCCGATCGGCACCGGCGTCGTCGCGGGCGATGGCGATGGCAATTGCGCCGCGCAGCCGCTGCTCCGCCGCCATCACCGCCTCGAGTTCGTCGGTATAGCTCGCCATCGCGCGCGGCCGGCCGCTACTGGATGACGCCGCGCTTGTCCAAGCCGTCGATATTGCAACGGCAGGGTGCGCCGCGCGGGGCCGGCGGCGTCGGGCAGGTTCCGCGCGAGGTCACGCAGTAGGCGCCGCCGCGGCCACCCTCGCGATAGCGCGGGCGCTCCTCATAGTAGCGGGGCCGCTCCTCCTCGTAGCGCGGACGGCGCTCGTAGCCCCGGTCGTAGCCGCGATCATATCCCCGGTCATAGCCCCGACGGTCGTAGTCGCGGTCGTAACCGCGATCATAGCGGCTGTCGGGCTGGGCCTGCTGCTGCCACTGCCGCTGCTGGGGCGGCGGTGCGGGCGGAGCCTCGCGCCCGGCGCCCTGGCGGATGCTGGCGAAGGGATCATAAACCTGGGCGCCCGCCGGCAGGGCGCCGAGCAGCAGCGCGCCGGCGACGACGACCCGAACGAGCTTTGACATCATCATTCCGTCTCCTGACCTGGGCCCGTCTCGTCGCGTCGACCGCGCGGATGGCCGTTGCGTCTTTCCTAGCCGGCGCCGGATGAATGGCGGCTGAAACGCGCCACGGCTGAGGGGGCACCGGCCGGCACGCGTCAGGCTTCCGGGTCACGTTCCTGTGACGGCAGGCCGCTCTCGCTGGCCTCCACCGGCTCGCCGGGAATCACGT
This portion of the Bosea sp. OAE506 genome encodes:
- a CDS encoding ribulose-bisphosphate carboxylase large subunit family protein; translated protein: MLTDRFEADYLLETPIDPARAAETMAGEQSSGTFVAIPGETPELKERASARVVALEILERDVPGRSLPSNVPSPPDERITRARVTLSWPLATIGPSLPNLVATVAGNLFELKCASGLRILDIRLPAAFGEAYPGPRFGVAGTRRLAGVEGRPLIGTIIKPSVGLDPAATAALVDELCGAGIDFIKDDELQSDGPACPFDQRVAAVMAVVERHADRTGRKPMFAFNLTGDLDQMRRRHDTLLAHGATCLMASLNSVGLVGMIELGRFAQLPIHAHRNGWGYLSRHPMLGWSYVAWQKLWRLAGADHMHVNGLSNKFSETDDSVVASARECLTPMFADKPCTVMPVFSSGQTARQAHGTYAALGSTDLIMTAGGGVMAHPDGVAAGVRSLREAWAAAIAGIPLAEHARTHPELGRALEIAA
- a CDS encoding SDR family oxidoreductase, producing MAGRLQDRIAIVFGAGSVGPGWGNGKATAAIFAREGAQVACVDVNRAAAEETVAIITAEGGRASAHACDATRSDEVAALVADIVAAHGRIDVLHNNVGYAGMGGPIELDEADWHRTLDLNVTTCFLAAKHVLPHMLARKKGAIINVSSVAAIRYTGYPYSAYYAAKAAVNNFTMGLALQYAREGIRVNAIMPGMMNTPLIHQQIAGQYASTEEMIAARDAASPTGKMGTAWDIAHAALFLASDEAAYINGVALPVDGGLTCRVA
- a CDS encoding LysR substrate-binding domain-containing protein; its protein translation is MASPRLPLNALRAFEATARLNSMSAAAAELGVTHGAISRHVRSLETELGVPLLKRLPKSVEPTVQGGQLAATLGDAFARMQQGVAALAPLPLTLSCSATISMHWLIPRLGEFKRANPDVEIRLNLNYGEVDFLRDEISLAIRSTMFKAPHEVIIRPLLRERVGPVCHPDYAQRLGLKQPADLAQARLLGTATRVNAWREWMEAFGYRGEPLQPQDNFDHFYLQNQAAACGLGVAIAPEILVESEIARGHLVAPFGFVDGPHELNLWIAPHLRSRPDVKRLANWIEQTMRA